The Mucilaginibacter gracilis genomic interval TTCTATCTCGTGCATGTTAAAAAAGAAACAAGAGTCAAGATATAAGAATCAAGACCGTTTTTTACCGTTTTTATCATTTTATCCAGCTTCACTTTTTAAAAGAATCAGGAATCAAAACTTATCCCAAACAGCTTTTATTTATTAGTTTGCACACCTGCACATTTAATGCATTTGCATGTATTCATCAACGGCTTTGCGCACGCTGCCATATTTTTCAAGCAGGTTTGCGGCAGTTTGCTCGTCGGCACCGGTGGCATCCATTACCATGCGGGTTCCCCTGTCAATCAGTTTATGGTTTGATAGTTGCATATCAACCATTTTATTGCCCTTAACGCGGCCCAGTTGTACCATTACCGATGTACTGAGCATATTTAAAACCAGTTTTTGAGCCGTGCCGGCTTTCATGCGGGTTGAGCCGGTTACAAACTCGGGGCCGGTAACCACTTCTACGGGGTATTGCGCCTCGTGGGCTATGGGGCCACCTTCGTTACAAACAATACAGCCTGTAACCACATTGTTTTGGTTAGCTGCCTGCAAGCCGCCAACAACATAAGGCGTAGTGCCCGATGCCGCTATGCCTACCAAAACATCCTTATCGGTAATGTTGTATTCCTGCAAGTCTTTCCAGGCTTGTTCGGCATCATCTTCGGCAAATTCAACGGCTTTGCGTATGGCACTATCGCCACCGGCAATAATACCGATAACCCAATCAAAGGGCACGCCATAAGTTGGCGGGCATTCGGATGCATCAACAATAGCCAACCTGCCGCTGGTGCCGGCACCTATGTAAAACAACCTGCCGCCGTTTCTCATCCTTTCGGCTGTTATGGCAACCAATTTTTCTAACTGCGGTATCGCTTTTTCAACGGCATCCGGTACCGATTTGTCTTCCTGATTAATGCTGTGCAATATTTCGGCAACAGACATTTTTTCAAGGTTATGATAGTGCGATTCCTTTTCTGTAATTATTTCCACGTTCAATTCTTGTTTAGCAAAAATCGGTAAATTTTCAGATACTTAACGTTCTATACTATAAAAATTATTGCCTAAGCAATGCATTGTTTAAATTA includes:
- the murQ gene encoding N-acetylmuramic acid 6-phosphate etherase, whose product is MEIITEKESHYHNLEKMSVAEILHSINQEDKSVPDAVEKAIPQLEKLVAITAERMRNGGRLFYIGAGTSGRLAIVDASECPPTYGVPFDWVIGIIAGGDSAIRKAVEFAEDDAEQAWKDLQEYNITDKDVLVGIAASGTTPYVVGGLQAANQNNVVTGCIVCNEGGPIAHEAQYPVEVVTGPEFVTGSTRMKAGTAQKLVLNMLSTSVMVQLGRVKGNKMVDMQLSNHKLIDRGTRMVMDATGADEQTAANLLEKYGSVRKAVDEYMQMH